A single window of Streptomyces cathayae DNA harbors:
- a CDS encoding 3'-5' exonuclease, protein MSWHRELLIGFDLETTGTDPREARIVTGAVIEARDGEPLGRREWLADPGVPIPAEAVAVHGISGERAAAEGGPADQVADEIADVLTAHWSAGVPVVAYNAAFDLTLLSAELRRYGLPSLRDRLGGVDPAPVIDPYTIDRSVDRYRRGKRNLEAVCAEYGVALDSAHDAAADALAAARLAGAIAGRHPKVAALGPAELHLRQIEWYAEWAADFQSFLRRKGDATATVEGTWPLREPAGERV, encoded by the coding sequence ATGAGCTGGCACCGAGAGCTGCTGATCGGCTTCGACCTGGAGACGACCGGCACCGACCCGCGCGAGGCGAGGATCGTCACGGGGGCCGTGATCGAGGCCAGGGACGGGGAGCCGCTGGGGCGCCGGGAGTGGCTGGCCGACCCCGGGGTGCCCATCCCGGCGGAGGCGGTGGCCGTGCACGGCATCAGCGGTGAGCGGGCGGCGGCCGAGGGAGGCCCCGCCGACCAGGTGGCCGACGAGATCGCCGACGTCCTCACCGCCCACTGGAGCGCGGGCGTCCCGGTCGTCGCCTACAACGCCGCGTTCGATCTGACGCTGCTCTCCGCCGAGCTGCGCCGGTACGGGCTGCCGTCGCTGCGCGACCGGCTGGGGGGCGTGGACCCCGCCCCGGTCATCGATCCGTACACGATCGACCGCAGTGTCGACCGCTACCGCCGCGGCAAGCGCAACCTCGAAGCCGTCTGCGCGGAGTACGGCGTCGCGCTCGACTCCGCGCACGACGCGGCGGCCGACGCGCTCGCCGCGGCCCGGCTGGCCGGCGCGATAGCCGGCCGCCACCCGAAGGTCGCGGCCCTCGGCCCGGCGGAGCTGCACCTCCGCCAGATCGAGTGGTACGCGGAGTGGGCGGCGGACTTCCAGAGCTTCCTGCGCCGCAAGGGCGACGCCACCGCGACCGTCGAGGGGACCTGGCCGCTGCGCGAGCCGGCCGGCGAGCGGGTCTGA
- a CDS encoding SAV2148 family HEPN domain-containing protein — protein sequence MGSGGLELPPGDEGHEGNSTDVPPGAVSLARPMDAGSIGPDLDWGADDWREVRTRAQRAGRAYIWLNLVEQRLRSVVAAVLRPIYEPMHGDDWVVAAAGPAGQEWVQRAAAVREVSRRKGYLLDPADDNVLSFLTLPQLRELMVQHWPCFEPYFDDRRDVELALDELEVTRNVVSRNRALSEAVLNQAERASARLLEMLGADGDVPSARRLPVDAVEDLVGDRYADVVAVHPDRVRLLRQFPAEDIFGGARRLDAIGIGLNLLVQNFSGRRLVRLAESGCRVRLLFLNPASSAVKRRERELGLKRGELGRAVEMNILHMRRVRSRLRDPGAFEIQVYDETPRCTAYLVDGDGADGVGVVQNHLRRARGMEAPVLVLRNGSKVVKPGEAEEGGLFPTYREEFEQMWMDSRPVS from the coding sequence GTGGGTTCGGGAGGGCTGGAGCTGCCCCCTGGTGACGAGGGTCACGAGGGGAACTCCACGGACGTCCCGCCCGGTGCGGTGTCGTTGGCGCGGCCGATGGACGCGGGCTCGATCGGCCCGGACCTGGACTGGGGCGCCGACGACTGGCGCGAGGTGCGGACCCGTGCCCAGCGGGCCGGCCGCGCCTACATCTGGCTCAACCTCGTCGAGCAGCGGCTGCGTTCGGTCGTCGCCGCCGTGCTGCGTCCGATCTACGAGCCGATGCACGGCGACGACTGGGTGGTCGCCGCCGCCGGACCCGCCGGGCAGGAGTGGGTGCAGCGCGCGGCCGCGGTGCGCGAGGTCAGCCGCCGCAAGGGCTATCTGCTCGACCCGGCCGACGACAACGTGCTCTCCTTCCTCACGCTCCCTCAGCTGCGGGAGCTGATGGTCCAGCACTGGCCGTGCTTCGAGCCGTACTTCGACGACCGGCGGGACGTCGAACTGGCCCTGGACGAGCTGGAGGTCACCCGTAACGTCGTCTCCCGCAACCGGGCGCTGTCCGAGGCGGTGCTGAACCAGGCCGAGCGGGCCTCGGCGCGGCTGCTGGAGATGCTCGGCGCCGACGGCGACGTGCCGTCCGCGCGCCGGCTGCCCGTCGACGCGGTGGAGGACCTGGTCGGCGACCGGTACGCGGACGTGGTCGCCGTCCACCCCGACCGGGTGCGGCTGCTCCGCCAGTTCCCGGCCGAGGACATCTTCGGCGGTGCCCGCCGCCTGGACGCCATCGGGATAGGCCTCAACCTGCTGGTGCAGAACTTCTCCGGACGCCGTCTGGTGCGGCTCGCCGAATCCGGCTGCCGGGTGCGGCTGCTGTTCCTCAACCCCGCCTCCAGCGCGGTCAAGCGCCGCGAGCGCGAACTCGGCCTCAAACGGGGGGAACTCGGCCGCGCGGTCGAGATGAACATCCTCCACATGCGCCGGGTGCGGTCCCGGCTGCGCGACCCGGGAGCCTTCGAGATCCAGGTCTACGACGAGACGCCCCGCTGCACGGCGTACCTCGTGGACGGGGACGGCGCCGACGGCGTCGGCGTGGTGCAGAACCATCTGCGCCGGGCCCGGGGGATGGAGGCGCCGGTGCTGGTGCTGCGCAACGGCAGCAAGGTGGTCAAACCGGGTGAGGCCGAGGAGGGCGGGCTGTTCCCCACGTACCGCGAGGAGTTCGAGCAGATGTGGATGGATTCACGCCCGGTGTCGTGA
- the glgX gene encoding glycogen debranching protein GlgX — protein sequence MQVWPGEAYPLGATYDGAGTNFAVFTEAADRVELCLLDDDGSETAVELRESDAFVRHAYLPGVMPGQRYGFRVHGPYAPERGLRCNSAKLLLDPYARAISGSVRWGEEVYGYHFDAPDRRNDLDSAPHTMTSVVVNPYFDWGDDRPPRTEYHHTVIHEAHVKGLTMRHPGLPEELRGTYAGLAHPALIGHLTELGVTALELMPVHQFVNDHRLVDMGLNNYWGYNTIGFFAPHNAYASWGDRGQQVLEFKSAVKALHEAGIEVILDVVYNHTAEGNHLGPTLSFKGIDNPSYYRLTDDRRYYMDTTGTGNSLLMRSPHVLQMIMDSLRYWVTEMHVDGFRFDLAATLARQFHEVDRLSSFFDLVQQDPVVSQVKLIAEPWDVGEGGYQVGNFPPLWTEWNGKYRDTVRDLWRGEPRTLAEFASRLTGSSDLYQDDGRRPLASINFVTCHDGFTLHDLVSYDGKHNAANGEDNRDGESHNRSWNCGAEGETDDPDVLRLRARQMRNFIATLMLSQGVPMISHGDELARTQRGNNNAYCQDNELAWIDWPGEGGGRGEGGVGEEDPRRRMLEFTRAMVWLRKDHPVFRRRRFFHGRPVEGTHDDLSDIAWFTPEGAEMTQRDWDSARASALTVFLNGNAISEPGRRGERVTDDSFLLMFNASPHPLEFVVPVDHGRQWQVVVDTAREDCVPPGTGPKVRAGARLTLTDRSLTVLQRPA from the coding sequence ATGCAGGTCTGGCCTGGCGAGGCGTATCCCCTCGGTGCCACGTACGACGGCGCCGGCACCAATTTCGCGGTCTTCACGGAGGCCGCGGACCGAGTAGAGCTGTGTCTGCTGGACGACGACGGCTCCGAGACGGCGGTCGAACTGCGCGAGAGCGACGCGTTCGTGCGGCACGCGTACCTGCCCGGCGTCATGCCCGGACAGCGCTACGGCTTCCGCGTGCACGGGCCGTACGCCCCCGAGCGGGGGCTGCGCTGCAACTCGGCGAAGCTGCTGCTCGACCCGTACGCGCGGGCGATCAGCGGGTCGGTCCGCTGGGGCGAGGAGGTGTACGGCTACCACTTCGACGCGCCCGATCGGCGCAACGACCTGGACTCGGCGCCGCACACGATGACGTCGGTCGTGGTCAACCCGTACTTCGACTGGGGCGACGACCGGCCGCCCCGGACGGAGTACCACCACACGGTGATCCACGAGGCGCACGTCAAGGGGCTCACCATGCGCCATCCGGGGCTGCCGGAGGAGTTGCGCGGCACCTACGCGGGCCTCGCGCACCCGGCGCTGATCGGGCATCTGACCGAACTCGGGGTGACGGCGCTGGAGCTGATGCCGGTTCACCAGTTCGTGAACGACCACCGTTTGGTGGACATGGGCCTGAACAACTACTGGGGCTACAACACCATCGGCTTCTTCGCCCCGCACAACGCCTACGCCTCCTGGGGCGACCGCGGTCAGCAGGTGCTGGAGTTCAAGTCGGCGGTGAAGGCGCTGCACGAGGCGGGCATCGAGGTGATCCTCGACGTGGTCTACAACCACACCGCCGAGGGCAACCATCTGGGCCCCACCCTGTCCTTCAAGGGCATCGACAATCCGTCGTATTACCGGCTCACCGACGACCGCCGCTACTACATGGACACCACGGGCACCGGGAACTCCCTCCTCATGCGGTCCCCGCACGTACTGCAGATGATCATGGACTCGCTGCGGTACTGGGTCACCGAGATGCATGTCGACGGGTTCCGCTTCGACCTCGCGGCGACCCTGGCGCGGCAGTTCCACGAGGTGGACCGGCTCTCGTCGTTCTTCGACCTGGTGCAGCAGGACCCGGTGGTCTCCCAGGTGAAGCTGATCGCCGAGCCGTGGGACGTGGGCGAGGGCGGCTACCAGGTGGGCAACTTCCCGCCGCTGTGGACCGAGTGGAACGGCAAGTACCGGGACACCGTGCGGGACCTGTGGCGGGGCGAGCCGCGCACGCTCGCGGAGTTCGCCTCCCGGCTGACCGGCTCCTCCGACCTGTACCAGGACGACGGGCGGCGCCCGCTGGCCTCGATCAACTTCGTGACCTGTCACGACGGCTTCACGTTGCACGACCTCGTGTCCTACGACGGCAAGCACAACGCGGCCAACGGCGAGGACAACCGGGACGGGGAGAGCCACAACCGGTCCTGGAACTGCGGCGCCGAGGGTGAGACCGACGACCCGGACGTGCTGCGGCTGCGGGCCCGGCAGATGCGGAACTTCATCGCGACCCTGATGCTCTCCCAGGGCGTGCCGATGATCAGCCACGGCGACGAGCTGGCCCGCACCCAGCGCGGCAACAACAACGCCTACTGCCAGGACAACGAGCTGGCCTGGATCGACTGGCCCGGGGAGGGCGGGGGCCGCGGGGAGGGCGGGGTCGGCGAGGAGGACCCGCGAAGGCGGATGCTGGAGTTCACCCGCGCGATGGTGTGGCTGCGCAAGGACCACCCGGTCTTCCGCAGGCGCCGCTTCTTCCACGGGCGGCCGGTGGAGGGCACCCACGACGACCTGTCCGACATCGCCTGGTTCACTCCGGAGGGGGCGGAGATGACCCAGCGGGACTGGGACTCGGCGCGGGCCTCGGCGCTGACGGTGTTCCTCAACGGCAACGCGATCTCGGAACCCGGCCGGCGCGGCGAACGCGTCACGGACGACTCGTTCCTGCTGATGTTCAACGCCTCCCCCCATCCGCTGGAGTTCGTGGTGCCGGTCGACCACGGACGGCAGTGGCAGGTCGTGGTCGACACCGCCCGCGAGGACTGCGTGCCGCCGGGCACCGGCCCGAAGGTGCGGGCCGGTGCCCGGCTGACGCTGACCGACCGGAGCCTGACGGTGCTTCAGCGGCCGGCCTGA
- the treY gene encoding malto-oligosyltrehalose synthase gives MTPERPDPAVPTATYRLQLRPDFPFAAAAAAVPYLASLGVSHLHLSPVLEAVPGSPHGYDVVDHARVRAELGGEQALRALSRTAREHGLGLVVDIVPNHMAMSPRHNRALWEVLREGPASRRARWFDIDWEAQGGQVLLPVLGGPLGTEADLLKTDGDVLRYHDHAFPLREGTAHLPLPQLLDAQWYRPVWWRLARTELNYRRFFSISELIGVRVEDPEVFEATHAKILQLLREGVVDGLRVDHPDGLADPDGYLRRLHEATGGRWTVVEKILADGEPLPASWPVAGTTGYDALRQVDGLFTDPAGFGELLGQYRRFAAPQPDRGGEWAATVRRAAYKVLTHELAAEVDRLTRVAHHLCAGSPEPALRDRAPWALRTALRELLVRLEVYRPYTSVDPAGVVTEEAAAAARLAFAVPEEAGAVDVVRDLVLGRYGDGPEQVEFRTRFAQTASALRAKSVEDTAFYRYVPLLSATEVGQDPGDPAVSPERFHAYCARVQRDWPSTGTVVSTHDTKRSADVRAALHVLTECPRRWADVLTEVTRTGEGVPDAQLAWAAWQTVFGLGPADPERVAGALLKHVREAGLHTSWTEQEPPYEEAVARFVTAGPCGAPGERVTALRASLEPHIHANVLGTALVQLTMPGVPDVYQGSEFEYRALVDPDNRRAVDFPAGEPSGPGTGDGSGSLGVGVSLGVGVGVSLGVGVSLGVGVGVGVGKDAVTRAALRLRARRPEAFGDTASYEPLAAEGPGAAHCVAFVRSGAVLTAVTRLSLRLAEAGGWRETRLALPPGRWADVLEPGREFTGRVRVAELFERSPVALLERAAGPLGPPPSHP, from the coding sequence ATGACCCCTGAGCGACCCGACCCCGCGGTCCCCACCGCCACCTACCGGCTGCAGCTGCGGCCCGACTTCCCGTTCGCGGCCGCGGCGGCCGCGGTGCCGTACCTGGCCTCGCTCGGGGTGTCGCATCTGCACCTGTCCCCCGTCCTGGAGGCGGTGCCGGGCTCACCGCACGGCTACGACGTGGTGGACCACGCCCGTGTGCGTGCCGAGCTGGGCGGCGAGCAGGCGCTGCGGGCCCTGTCGCGCACCGCGCGGGAGCACGGGCTCGGCCTGGTCGTGGACATCGTCCCGAACCACATGGCGATGTCCCCGCGCCACAACCGCGCCCTGTGGGAGGTGCTGCGCGAAGGGCCCGCGTCGCGCCGTGCGCGGTGGTTCGACATCGACTGGGAGGCCCAGGGCGGCCAGGTGCTGCTGCCGGTGCTGGGCGGGCCGCTCGGCACGGAGGCCGACCTGCTGAAGACCGACGGCGACGTGCTGCGCTACCACGACCACGCGTTCCCGCTGCGCGAGGGCACCGCCCACCTGCCGCTGCCGCAGCTGCTGGACGCCCAGTGGTACCGCCCGGTGTGGTGGCGCCTGGCCCGTACGGAACTCAACTACCGGCGGTTCTTCAGCATCTCCGAGCTGATCGGGGTGCGGGTCGAGGACCCGGAGGTGTTCGAGGCCACCCACGCCAAGATCCTCCAGCTGCTGCGCGAGGGCGTGGTCGACGGGCTGCGCGTCGACCACCCGGACGGACTCGCCGACCCGGACGGATACCTGCGGCGGCTGCACGAGGCGACCGGGGGCCGCTGGACCGTGGTGGAGAAGATCCTCGCCGACGGCGAGCCGCTGCCCGCCTCCTGGCCGGTCGCCGGCACCACCGGCTACGACGCCCTGCGGCAGGTGGACGGCCTGTTCACCGACCCGGCGGGGTTCGGGGAGCTGCTCGGCCAGTACCGGCGGTTCGCGGCGCCGCAGCCGGACCGGGGCGGCGAGTGGGCGGCGACGGTGCGGCGGGCCGCGTACAAGGTGCTCACGCACGAGCTGGCCGCCGAGGTGGACCGGCTGACCCGGGTGGCGCACCACCTGTGCGCCGGCTCGCCCGAGCCCGCGCTGCGCGACCGCGCGCCCTGGGCGCTGCGCACCGCGCTCCGGGAGCTGCTGGTCCGGCTCGAGGTGTACCGGCCCTACACCTCCGTGGACCCGGCCGGTGTGGTCACCGAGGAGGCGGCGGCCGCGGCACGGCTCGCGTTCGCCGTGCCCGAGGAGGCCGGGGCGGTGGACGTCGTACGGGATCTGGTGCTCGGGCGGTACGGCGACGGGCCGGAGCAGGTGGAGTTCCGTACGCGGTTCGCGCAGACGGCGTCGGCGCTGCGGGCCAAGTCGGTGGAGGACACGGCGTTCTACCGCTATGTGCCGCTGCTGTCGGCGACGGAGGTGGGCCAGGACCCCGGCGACCCGGCGGTGTCCCCCGAGCGGTTCCACGCGTACTGCGCGCGCGTGCAGCGCGACTGGCCGTCGACGGGAACGGTGGTCTCGACGCACGACACCAAGCGCAGCGCCGACGTGCGGGCCGCGCTCCATGTGCTCACCGAGTGCCCGCGGCGCTGGGCGGACGTCCTGACGGAGGTGACCCGCACCGGCGAGGGCGTGCCGGACGCGCAGCTGGCGTGGGCGGCCTGGCAGACGGTGTTCGGGCTGGGCCCGGCGGACCCGGAGCGAGTGGCGGGGGCGCTGCTCAAGCATGTGCGCGAGGCGGGGCTCCACACCAGCTGGACGGAGCAGGAGCCGCCGTACGAGGAGGCGGTGGCCCGGTTCGTGACGGCGGGGCCGTGCGGGGCGCCGGGCGAACGGGTGACGGCGCTGCGGGCCTCGCTCGAGCCGCACATCCACGCCAACGTGCTGGGCACCGCCCTGGTCCAGCTGACGATGCCGGGCGTGCCCGACGTCTACCAGGGCTCCGAGTTCGAGTACCGGGCCCTGGTGGACCCCGACAACCGGCGCGCCGTGGACTTCCCGGCCGGCGAGCCGTCCGGCCCGGGCACGGGCGACGGCAGCGGCAGCCTCGGCGTCGGCGTCAGCCTCGGCGTCGGCGTCGGCGTCAGCCTCGGCGTCGGCGTCAGCCTCGGCGTCGGCGTCGGCGTCGGCGTCGGCAAGGACGCGGTGACGCGGGCCGCGCTGCGGCTGCGGGCGCGGCGGCCCGAGGCGTTCGGCGACACGGCGTCGTACGAGCCGCTGGCCGCCGAGGGGCCCGGAGCCGCGCACTGCGTGGCGTTCGTGCGGTCCGGTGCGGTGCTGACCGCCGTGACCCGGCTGTCGCTGCGGCTGGCGGAGGCGGGCGGCTGGCGGGAGACCCGGCTGGCGCTGCCGCCCGGCCGGTGGGCCGACGTACTGGAGCCCGGCCGGGAGTTCACGGGGCGCGTACGTGTGGCGGAGTTGTTCGAGCGGTCGCCGGTGGCGCTGCTGGAGCGCGCCGCAGGCCCTCTGGGACCTCCCCCGTCGCACCCTTGA
- a CDS encoding M14 family zinc carboxypeptidase yields MGLLPELRYPTVAELVSSARALTVQRPGLSVLRQVGVSRAGRPLHLLSVGHARRAVLVVAGAHANEPAGGGTLLALARRVLVESELRNGTSWHFLLCADPDGASLHSTSPPHSLYDYHLGFFRPQGSEQPEWAPSVLPPGRLPPETRALTGVIDELRPYLQVSLHGTDLGGSWVQLTRDVPGLAEPFAKSAAELHIPVETGASDAAGWPVSGPGVRVMPAPGAGPAYPSLPDDARHSTWYRAHRYGGLTAVVEVPMWAAALVDDPGPHPAPAAALRYLADRLQRDARKVRQVLEEARPGALTGAGAAGGPLLRAATWGLELVPGLADDLIHTPPADGTRAYVSSVDAFTRRVPLRAAAMLLRELRETDAHAAARLDRLVALWSDAFAVHFRARWVPVEHQVEHQAHTVVAAALHARA; encoded by the coding sequence GTGGGTCTCCTGCCGGAGCTGCGCTATCCGACGGTGGCCGAACTGGTCTCCTCCGCCCGTGCGCTGACGGTCCAGCGGCCCGGTCTGAGCGTCCTGCGGCAGGTGGGGGTCTCCCGTGCGGGGCGGCCGCTGCACCTGCTGTCCGTGGGCCACGCCCGGCGTGCCGTGCTGGTGGTCGCCGGCGCCCACGCCAACGAACCGGCCGGCGGGGGCACCCTGCTCGCGCTGGCCCGGCGGGTCCTGGTGGAGAGCGAGCTGCGCAACGGCACCTCCTGGCACTTCCTGCTCTGCGCGGACCCCGACGGGGCGAGCCTGCACAGCACCTCGCCCCCGCACAGCCTGTACGACTACCACCTGGGCTTCTTCCGCCCCCAGGGATCGGAGCAGCCGGAGTGGGCGCCGTCGGTGCTGCCGCCCGGCCGGCTGCCGCCCGAGACCCGGGCCCTGACCGGGGTCATCGACGAGCTGCGGCCCTACCTCCAGGTGTCACTGCACGGGACCGATCTGGGCGGCAGCTGGGTCCAGTTGACGAGGGACGTGCCGGGGCTCGCCGAGCCGTTCGCCAAGTCGGCCGCGGAGCTGCACATTCCGGTGGAGACCGGCGCCTCGGACGCGGCCGGCTGGCCGGTGTCCGGCCCCGGGGTGCGGGTGATGCCCGCCCCGGGGGCCGGGCCGGCGTATCCGAGCCTGCCGGACGACGCGCGGCACAGCACCTGGTACCGGGCTCACCGGTACGGCGGTCTGACGGCGGTTGTCGAGGTGCCGATGTGGGCCGCGGCCCTGGTGGACGATCCGGGCCCGCATCCGGCGCCGGCGGCGGCGCTGCGGTATCTCGCGGACCGGCTGCAGCGGGACGCGCGGAAGGTGCGGCAGGTGCTCGAGGAGGCGCGGCCCGGGGCCTTGACGGGTGCCGGGGCCGCCGGCGGTCCGCTGCTGCGGGCGGCCACCTGGGGGCTGGAGCTGGTACCGGGACTGGCCGACGACCTGATCCACACCCCGCCCGCGGACGGCACGAGGGCGTACGTGAGCAGTGTGGACGCGTTCACGCGCCGGGTGCCGCTGCGGGCGGCGGCGATGCTGCTGCGGGAGCTGCGGGAGACCGACGCGCACGCGGCGGCGCGTCTCGACCGGCTGGTCGCGTTGTGGAGCGACGCCTTCGCCGTGCACTTCCGGGCCCGCTGGGTGCCCGTGGAGCACCAGGTGGAGCATCAGGCCCACACGGTCGTGGCGGCGGCGCTGCACGCCCGCGCGTGA
- a CDS encoding SSI family serine proteinase inhibitor, which produces MDTTRTSVRAVRGALLAVIALLACVAPAPARAETRGPAATDTWLAVGVDRGETRTGTKPGTMLRCDPPQGHPRAADACAELAAADGRISDIPAQDTICTMIYAPVTAHAHGQWRGQPVEYTETFPNACAMRARTGSVFALDEA; this is translated from the coding sequence ATGGACACCACGCGCACCTCAGTGAGAGCGGTACGGGGCGCGCTGCTCGCGGTGATCGCCCTCCTCGCCTGCGTCGCGCCCGCGCCCGCGCGGGCGGAGACCCGGGGTCCGGCCGCCACCGACACCTGGCTGGCCGTCGGCGTCGACCGGGGCGAGACCCGGACCGGCACGAAGCCCGGCACCATGCTCCGCTGCGACCCGCCCCAGGGCCACCCGCGCGCCGCCGACGCCTGCGCGGAACTCGCCGCGGCGGACGGACGGATCTCCGACATCCCGGCCCAGGACACCATCTGCACGATGATCTACGCCCCGGTGACCGCCCACGCGCACGGGCAGTGGCGGGGGCAGCCGGTCGAGTACACGGAGACCTTCCCGAACGCGTGCGCGATGAGGGCCCGGACCGGTTCCGTGTTCGCCCTGGACGAGGCATAG
- a CDS encoding DUF1707 and FHA domain-containing protein encodes MTSSFEFNTYPARISDVERDKALKVLRDGAAVGRLSHDTFIRRMELALAARSPEELAPLTADLPTEGRFSRVLFSSVEAVSGFTVRLRGAWRAERLPKLLLPHPATGHPLRIGRDPANGLRLNHETVSRVHAELRRQGGLWVLRDLGSTNGTTVNGRRVVGAAVVREGDQIGFGRMTYRLAAN; translated from the coding sequence GTGACGTCGTCCTTCGAGTTCAACACGTACCCCGCGCGGATCTCCGACGTGGAACGGGACAAGGCGCTGAAGGTGCTGCGGGACGGCGCCGCCGTGGGGCGGCTGTCCCACGACACGTTCATCCGGCGCATGGAACTGGCCCTCGCCGCCCGGTCTCCCGAGGAACTCGCCCCGCTCACCGCCGACCTGCCCACCGAGGGCCGCTTCTCGCGCGTGCTGTTCTCCTCCGTGGAGGCGGTCTCCGGGTTCACGGTACGGCTGCGCGGGGCGTGGCGGGCCGAGCGGCTGCCGAAGCTGCTGCTGCCCCATCCGGCGACCGGCCACCCGCTGCGCATAGGACGCGATCCCGCCAACGGGCTGCGGCTCAACCACGAGACGGTCTCCCGTGTGCACGCGGAGCTCCGACGGCAGGGCGGTCTGTGGGTGCTGCGGGACCTCGGGTCGACCAACGGCACGACGGTGAACGGGCGTCGGGTCGTCGGCGCGGCCGTCGTCCGCGAGGGCGACCAGATCGGCTTCGGGCGGATGACGTACCGGCTCGCGGCGAACTGA
- the treZ gene encoding malto-oligosyltrehalose trehalohydrolase — MQFEVWAPQAGRVTLQCDGVARALARDPEREGWWRGEADARDGSRYGFSLDDGPVLPDPRSRRQPEGPDGPSAVVDHEAYAWRAAWDGRPLPGAVLYELHVGTYTREGTLDAAAGRLEHLAGLGVTHVQLMPVCPFPGRHGWGYEGVSPWAVHEPYGGPEALKRFVDRAHGLGLGVVLDVVHNHLGPSGNHLPRFGPYFTDTHHTPWGAAVNLDAPGSDEVRTYLVESALAWLRDYRIDGLRLDAVHALADTRAYHFLEELSAAVDALAADIGRPLFLIAESDRNDPRDITPRAAGGHGLHAQWNDDFHHALHTALTGESQGYYADFARAPFAALAKTLRGGFFHDGTYSAFRGRRHGRPLDRTRVAGHRLLGYSQTHDQVGNRARGDRLAALVSPGLLACAAALTLTAPFTPMLFMGEEWAAGTPWQFFTDHTDAELATAVRDGRRREFAAHGWAEEDVPDPQDPATRDRSCLDWSEPEREPHARVLAWYRQLVALRHAQPDLTDPDLADTRVVYDEERRWLAFRRGDVLVAVNLGGEPVPIALGVPRARVLAAWEPVDVPGADGVLRLPGESAVVLLQD, encoded by the coding sequence GTGCAGTTCGAGGTGTGGGCACCGCAGGCCGGCAGAGTGACGCTCCAGTGCGACGGCGTCGCGCGCGCGTTGGCGCGCGATCCGGAACGGGAGGGGTGGTGGCGCGGGGAGGCCGACGCGCGTGACGGCTCCCGGTACGGCTTCTCCCTGGACGACGGGCCCGTGCTGCCCGATCCGCGCTCGCGACGGCAGCCGGAGGGGCCCGACGGGCCGAGCGCGGTCGTCGACCACGAGGCGTACGCCTGGCGCGCGGCGTGGGACGGGCGCCCGCTGCCCGGCGCCGTCCTGTACGAGCTGCATGTGGGCACGTACACCCGCGAGGGCACCCTCGACGCCGCCGCCGGGCGGCTGGAGCACCTCGCCGGACTGGGGGTCACCCATGTGCAGCTGATGCCGGTGTGCCCCTTCCCGGGCCGTCACGGCTGGGGGTACGAGGGGGTCTCGCCGTGGGCGGTGCACGAGCCGTACGGCGGGCCCGAGGCGTTGAAGCGGTTCGTCGACCGCGCGCACGGCCTGGGGCTGGGCGTCGTCCTCGACGTGGTGCACAACCATCTGGGGCCGTCGGGGAATCACCTCCCGCGGTTCGGACCGTACTTCACCGACACCCACCACACCCCGTGGGGCGCCGCCGTCAACCTGGACGCGCCCGGCTCCGACGAGGTGCGGACGTACCTCGTGGAGAGCGCGCTGGCGTGGCTGCGGGACTACCGGATCGACGGGCTGCGCCTGGACGCCGTGCACGCGTTGGCGGACACCCGTGCGTACCACTTCCTCGAGGAGCTGTCGGCGGCCGTGGACGCGCTGGCCGCCGACATCGGCCGGCCGCTGTTCCTGATCGCCGAGTCGGACCGGAACGACCCCCGGGACATCACCCCGCGCGCGGCGGGCGGCCACGGGCTGCACGCGCAGTGGAACGACGACTTCCACCACGCCCTGCACACCGCGCTGACCGGTGAGTCGCAGGGCTACTACGCCGACTTCGCGCGCGCCCCGTTCGCGGCTCTCGCCAAGACGCTCCGCGGCGGTTTCTTCCACGACGGTACGTACTCCGCGTTCCGCGGCCGGCGTCACGGCCGGCCCCTGGACCGTACGCGGGTCGCCGGGCACCGGCTGCTCGGCTACAGCCAGACCCACGACCAGGTCGGCAACCGGGCCCGGGGGGACCGGCTGGCCGCGCTGGTCTCCCCGGGTCTGCTGGCCTGCGCGGCGGCCCTGACCCTGACGGCCCCGTTCACACCGATGCTGTTCATGGGCGAGGAGTGGGCGGCCGGTACGCCCTGGCAGTTCTTCACCGACCACACCGACGCCGAGCTCGCCACGGCGGTGCGCGACGGCAGGCGCCGGGAGTTCGCGGCGCACGGCTGGGCCGAGGAGGACGTCCCCGACCCGCAGGACCCCGCCACCCGGGACCGCTCATGCCTCGACTGGTCGGAACCGGAGCGCGAGCCGCACGCGCGCGTGCTGGCCTGGTACCGGCAGCTCGTCGCCCTGCGGCACGCTCAGCCGGACCTCACCGACCCCGACCTCGCCGACACCAGGGTGGTGTACGACGAGGAGCGGCGCTGGCTGGCCTTCCGGCGCGGGGACGTGCTGGTGGCCGTGAACCTGGGCGGCGAACCGGTCCCGATCGCGCTGGGTGTCCCCCGCGCGCGCGTGCTCGCCGCCTGGGAACCGGTCGACGTACCGGGTGCCGACGGGGTGCTGCGCCTGCCCGGCGAGTCCGCGGTGGTACTGCTGCAGGACTGA